One segment of Amycolatopsis alba DSM 44262 DNA contains the following:
- a CDS encoding IniB N-terminal domain-containing protein, producing the protein MGSVQTLHDFTLNLLNDTAARAAFANDPQQILADAGLGDINAADVHEVVPLVLDFVPVGTVTDATGTAAATADNLAGFGGVTNVVDGTDGECADGVQGAIDQLTALTAGLPVAVPGVDGLPALPEVPSLPGAGLPGVPAVPGLPELGGLPELGALPAVPAVPAIGDLPVDVPGLPAVPAVSDVTDVSNAAAGVTALAQNTVGSFGLTDDLSRGLDAGSVAQTGDVATGAVDTATDLAHAVPAVDAAGLPAVDSVPAVGDLNSDLPRVDGVAGGAPDFLSTVGDLTSVIGQTGVADVTTKVHDVANNLGNHGDIANNLGNHGDVTGNVAGNVANEVANVANHAGVSDVHDVVSEVGNNIGHNIGNVGDIHVGDIGSGNDIHIG; encoded by the coding sequence ATGGGTTCCGTCCAGACCCTGCACGACTTCACGCTGAACCTGCTGAACGACACCGCCGCCCGCGCGGCGTTCGCCAACGACCCGCAGCAGATCCTGGCCGACGCCGGCCTCGGTGACATCAACGCCGCCGACGTGCACGAGGTCGTCCCGCTGGTGCTCGACTTCGTCCCGGTCGGCACCGTCACCGACGCCACCGGAACCGCCGCGGCCACCGCCGACAACCTGGCGGGCTTCGGCGGCGTCACGAACGTCGTCGACGGCACCGACGGCGAGTGCGCCGACGGCGTCCAGGGCGCGATCGACCAGCTCACCGCGCTGACCGCCGGCCTGCCGGTCGCGGTCCCCGGTGTCGACGGCCTCCCCGCCCTGCCCGAGGTCCCGAGCCTGCCCGGCGCCGGTCTCCCCGGTGTCCCGGCCGTGCCGGGTCTGCCGGAGCTGGGTGGCCTGCCGGAGCTGGGCGCCCTCCCCGCCGTCCCGGCCGTGCCCGCCATCGGCGACCTGCCGGTCGACGTCCCCGGCCTGCCCGCCGTCCCGGCCGTCTCCGACGTGACCGACGTGTCGAACGCCGCCGCCGGCGTGACCGCCCTGGCGCAGAACACCGTCGGCAGCTTCGGCCTGACCGACGACCTTTCGCGAGGCCTCGACGCCGGCTCCGTCGCCCAGACCGGTGACGTCGCCACCGGCGCCGTCGACACCGCGACCGACCTGGCCCACGCCGTCCCGGCCGTGGACGCCGCCGGTCTCCCGGCCGTCGACTCGGTTCCGGCCGTCGGCGACTTGAACAGCGACCTGCCGCGGGTCGACGGTGTCGCGGGCGGTGCCCCGGACTTCCTGTCGACCGTGGGTGACCTGACCAGCGTCATCGGCCAGACGGGCGTCGCCGACGTCACCACCAAGGTGCACGACGTCGCCAACAACCTCGGCAACCACGGTGACATCGCGAACAACCTCGGCAACCACGGCGACGTGACCGGCAACGTCGCGGGCAACGTGGCCAACGAGGTCGCCAACGTCGCGAACCACGCGGGCGTCTCCGACGTCCACGACGTGGTCTCCGAGGTCGGCAACAACATCGGCCACAACATCGGCAACGTCGGCGACATCCACGTCGGCGACATCGGCTCGGGCAACGACATCCACATCGGCTGA
- a CDS encoding dynamin family protein, protein MTAPAWLDVLNETLDACAAHGRADLAERLRRRRDRQAPGARIAVVGFPKQGKGYLLNALLNAPVCAVGDASTPAVPTEIGYAADPAATLVGHGRESVPVGDLAKELEVRPPGSLRRVEVGLPRELLGTGLVLVDTPAIGDPRSPRTAATLDVLADAHAVILVSDATQELQPAELALARHIRTWCPALVLALTKIDVSPDWRELAARNRAALSETGVVADVFPVSATVRQAAAKAGDAVLNGQSGFPELLNWVGEQASRPIERTRALAAAVSVRAAAVELVETLQTRLDAVSRDTGVDQVTLLQQAQRRTEELRRQNVRWQNMLSDEITDLVSDAEYDLRERTRVIVRHIDRTFDEGDPAQIWPDFQTWLEENLAEAVETNHDWVSDRSTWIAHAVATTFGPHYGQAPELPSTGSGVDSIPEVGAPKIERFKIGQKLFTGLRGSYGGVLMFGLVTSLAGLPLINPVSLGAGVAFATKSVRDEGGMRLQRRQALAKAAAQRHVDDVFIRFSKEIKDEIRQVQRRLRDHFVALSDELAEELTRQRELIIAGSAERDRRTQGVKKEIDRLAALHRKAGALGSGAAPRRELSA, encoded by the coding sequence GTGACAGCCCCCGCCTGGCTCGACGTGCTCAACGAGACCTTGGACGCCTGTGCCGCCCATGGTCGCGCCGACCTGGCCGAACGCCTGCGGCGCAGACGGGACCGGCAGGCGCCGGGCGCCCGGATCGCGGTGGTCGGTTTTCCCAAGCAGGGCAAGGGTTACCTGCTCAACGCGCTGCTGAACGCCCCGGTCTGCGCGGTCGGGGACGCGAGCACTCCCGCCGTCCCCACGGAGATCGGGTACGCCGCCGACCCCGCCGCCACACTGGTCGGACACGGCAGGGAAAGCGTGCCCGTCGGTGACCTGGCCAAGGAACTCGAGGTCCGGCCGCCCGGTTCGCTGCGCCGGGTCGAGGTCGGCCTGCCGCGCGAACTGCTCGGCACGGGACTGGTGCTGGTGGACACCCCGGCGATCGGGGATCCCCGATCGCCGCGCACGGCGGCCACTCTCGACGTCCTCGCCGATGCGCACGCGGTGATCCTCGTCTCCGACGCGACGCAGGAACTCCAGCCCGCCGAACTCGCGCTGGCCCGGCACATCCGGACCTGGTGCCCGGCCTTGGTACTGGCACTGACCAAGATCGACGTCAGCCCGGACTGGCGGGAACTCGCCGCCCGCAACCGCGCCGCGCTGTCCGAGACCGGCGTCGTCGCCGACGTCTTCCCGGTGTCGGCGACGGTCCGGCAGGCCGCCGCGAAGGCCGGTGACGCCGTCCTCAACGGACAGTCCGGCTTCCCGGAACTCCTGAACTGGGTGGGGGAGCAGGCCTCGCGCCCGATCGAACGCACCAGGGCGCTCGCCGCCGCGGTGAGCGTCCGCGCGGCCGCGGTCGAACTGGTCGAGACGTTGCAGACGCGGCTCGACGCCGTCTCGCGGGACACCGGGGTCGACCAGGTCACCCTGCTGCAGCAGGCACAACGGCGCACCGAGGAGCTGCGGCGGCAGAACGTCCGCTGGCAGAACATGCTGTCGGACGAGATCACCGATCTGGTCTCCGACGCCGAATACGACCTGCGTGAGCGGACCAGGGTGATCGTGCGGCATATCGACCGCACCTTCGACGAGGGCGATCCGGCGCAGATCTGGCCGGATTTCCAGACCTGGCTGGAAGAGAACCTCGCCGAGGCCGTCGAGACGAACCACGACTGGGTCTCCGACCGGTCGACCTGGATCGCGCACGCGGTGGCCACGACCTTCGGGCCGCACTACGGTCAGGCCCCGGAATTGCCGTCGACCGGATCGGGGGTGGACTCGATCCCCGAGGTCGGCGCCCCCAAGATCGAGCGGTTCAAGATCGGGCAGAAACTCTTCACCGGACTGCGTGGTTCCTACGGTGGCGTGCTGATGTTCGGCCTCGTCACCAGCCTCGCCGGGCTGCCGCTGATCAACCCGGTGTCCCTCGGCGCCGGTGTCGCGTTCGCCACCAAGAGCGTCCGCGACGAGGGCGGGATGCGGCTGCAGCGGCGTCAAGCGCTGGCGAAGGCCGCGGCGCAGCGGCATGTCGACGACGTGTTCATCCGGTTCAGCAAGGAGATCAAGGACGAGATCCGTCAGGTCCAGCGGCGCCTGCGCGATCATTTCGTCGCGCTGTCGGACGAACTCGCGGAAGAGCTGACCCGCCAACGGGAGCTGATCATCGCCGGATCCGCCGAACGGGACCGGCGCACCCAGGGGGTCAAGAAGGAGATCGACCGGCTGGCCGCCCTGCACCGGAAGGCCGGGGCGCTCGGCAGCGGCGCCGCGCCGCGCCGGGAGCTCTCCGCGTGA
- a CDS encoding PPOX class F420-dependent oxidoreductase: MEIDLNARGEAFREFWTERHLATLTTVRPDGTPHVVAVGVTVDFETGIARVITFRSSKKARMIKEAGEKGIPVAACQIDGPRWSTLEGRAVLREDPESVHDAENRYAARYRQPKVNPERVVIEITVTRVLGNA; encoded by the coding sequence ATGGAGATCGATCTGAACGCGCGCGGCGAAGCCTTCCGGGAGTTCTGGACCGAACGGCACCTCGCCACCCTGACCACCGTCCGCCCCGACGGGACCCCGCATGTCGTCGCGGTCGGGGTCACGGTGGACTTCGAGACCGGGATCGCCCGTGTGATCACGTTCCGCTCGTCCAAGAAGGCCCGGATGATCAAGGAAGCGGGCGAAAAGGGCATTCCGGTCGCCGCTTGCCAGATCGACGGGCCCCGGTGGTCCACTTTGGAGGGGCGCGCGGTGCTGCGCGAAGACCCGGAGTCGGTTCACGACGCCGAGAACCGCTACGCCGCGCGCTACCGGCAGCCCAAGGTGAACCCGGAACGCGTGGTCATCGAGATCACCGTGACCCGTGTCCTCGGGAACGCTTGA
- a CDS encoding glycosyl hydrolase family 8: MRKTVRTVLAAAALTAGLVATTAPATAATAQGTPYLPGVLRPSVSQATQDAALAKYYDFWKKNFLTTKCGTGTYAVKAPDADHAFVAEGQGYGMTIAAMMGDKDSQARTIFDGILKFVKAHPSSIDKDLHAAEQNESCKSVNGVDSATDGDLEIAYGLLIADKVWGSTGSVNYKSEALRIIKAIKRSEVNSSTKFMRLADWADDGKYINSSRSSDWMPGHLRAFEKVTGDSFWGQVRTRQEQAVTQLQQQYAPKTGLIPDFVVNTNSTPKPAPADFLEGKDDKYSYNACRDPWRLGVDGITVSGSPAQGQVKKMNTWIQQTTGGDPAKITTGYTLSGSKISGESGQHPCFTASFAIAAMNDTGSQAWLDKLWTRVTTWTPNATDYYGTGITVQVLLILSGNYIAV, translated from the coding sequence ATGAGAAAGACCGTTCGGACAGTGCTGGCCGCGGCCGCGCTGACCGCCGGGCTGGTCGCCACGACCGCCCCCGCCACCGCGGCCACCGCTCAAGGAACCCCTTACCTGCCGGGCGTTCTGCGCCCGTCGGTGTCGCAGGCGACGCAGGACGCGGCGCTCGCCAAGTACTACGACTTCTGGAAGAAGAACTTCCTGACCACCAAGTGCGGGACAGGCACTTACGCGGTCAAGGCGCCGGACGCCGACCACGCCTTCGTGGCCGAGGGGCAGGGCTACGGAATGACCATCGCCGCCATGATGGGCGACAAGGATTCGCAGGCCCGCACCATCTTCGACGGCATCCTGAAGTTCGTGAAGGCGCACCCTTCGTCGATCGACAAGGACCTGCACGCCGCCGAGCAGAACGAGAGCTGCAAGAGCGTCAACGGCGTCGATTCGGCGACCGACGGCGACCTCGAAATCGCTTACGGCCTGCTCATCGCCGACAAGGTCTGGGGCAGCACCGGCTCGGTGAACTACAAGTCCGAGGCGCTGCGGATCATCAAGGCGATCAAGCGCAGCGAGGTCAACTCCAGCACCAAGTTCATGCGGCTGGCCGACTGGGCCGACGATGGCAAGTACATCAACAGCTCGCGGTCGTCGGACTGGATGCCGGGTCACCTCCGCGCGTTCGAGAAGGTCACGGGCGACTCGTTCTGGGGGCAGGTCCGCACCCGTCAGGAGCAGGCCGTCACCCAGCTCCAGCAGCAGTACGCGCCGAAGACCGGGCTGATCCCGGACTTCGTCGTCAACACCAACTCCACGCCGAAGCCCGCCCCGGCGGACTTCCTCGAAGGCAAGGACGACAAGTACAGCTACAACGCCTGCCGTGACCCGTGGCGCCTCGGCGTCGACGGCATCACCGTGTCGGGCAGCCCGGCGCAGGGCCAGGTGAAGAAGATGAACACCTGGATCCAGCAGACGACCGGCGGTGACCCGGCCAAGATCACCACCGGCTACACGCTGTCGGGCTCCAAGATCTCGGGCGAGTCGGGCCAGCACCCCTGCTTCACCGCGTCGTTCGCCATCGCGGCGATGAACGACACGGGCAGCCAGGCCTGGCTGGACAAGCTGTGGACCCGCGTCACCACCTGGACGCCGAACGCCACGGACTACTACGGCACCGGCATCACCGTGCAGGTCCTGCTCATCCTCTCGGGGAACTACATCGCGGTCTGA
- a CDS encoding ABC transporter substrate-binding protein — MPSTPHTLTRTWRLAVLTGLAALVTAACGGGPDGAGGQEPAAPGAPSAIPDTTALIEAVQKDAAVAGTLPAKYAQAGMLHLASNLQSAPNNFYAADGKTPIGYEVDLAKAIGKKLGVTVHHQDMAFGSLITSLQSGRVDLTMAAMNDTKTRQAQIDFVDYFSSGITIMVRKGNPDRISGPDTLCGKNVAVVQGTSHQKFAEEQNGKCTQAGKPALTVTATDSDTQNQNQLRTGRVAAILNDLPSAVYISRTAGEGKFFEVVPGEPINGGPYGIGVNKENKPLAESIQKALQSLVVDGGYGKILQAWGVEQGAVKEAKLNGGS; from the coding sequence ATGCCGTCGACGCCGCACACCCTGACCCGAACCTGGCGCTTGGCCGTGCTCACCGGCCTGGCCGCGCTCGTCACCGCCGCCTGCGGAGGTGGGCCCGACGGTGCCGGCGGCCAGGAACCCGCCGCGCCGGGGGCGCCTTCCGCGATCCCGGACACGACCGCGCTGATCGAGGCCGTCCAGAAGGACGCCGCCGTCGCCGGCACGCTGCCCGCGAAGTACGCGCAGGCCGGGATGCTGCACCTGGCGTCGAACCTGCAGTCCGCGCCCAACAACTTCTACGCCGCCGACGGCAAGACCCCGATCGGCTACGAGGTCGACCTCGCCAAGGCCATCGGCAAGAAGCTGGGCGTCACCGTGCACCACCAGGACATGGCGTTCGGTTCGCTGATCACGAGCCTCCAGTCCGGCCGTGTCGACCTCACGATGGCCGCGATGAACGACACCAAGACCCGGCAGGCGCAGATCGATTTCGTCGACTACTTCTCCTCCGGCATCACGATCATGGTCCGCAAGGGGAATCCCGACCGGATCTCCGGCCCGGACACGCTGTGCGGGAAGAACGTCGCGGTCGTGCAGGGTACGAGCCACCAGAAATTCGCCGAAGAGCAGAACGGCAAATGCACGCAGGCGGGTAAACCGGCGCTGACCGTGACGGCGACCGATTCCGACACGCAGAACCAGAACCAGCTCCGCACCGGCCGGGTCGCCGCCATCCTCAACGACCTGCCCAGCGCGGTCTACATCTCCCGCACCGCGGGCGAGGGCAAGTTCTTCGAGGTCGTCCCCGGTGAGCCGATCAACGGCGGACCGTACGGGATCGGCGTCAACAAGGAGAACAAGCCGCTCGCCGAGTCGATCCAGAAGGCACTGCAGTCCCTGGTCGTTGACGGCGGCTACGGCAAGATCCTCCAGGCCTGGGGCGTCGAGCAGGGCGCGGTCAAGGAGGCGAAGCTCAATGGCGGAAGCTGA
- a CDS encoding amino acid ABC transporter permease, whose protein sequence is MAEAEPLPIVRLKHWGRWISAAIILVLLVLLGIALGNAQIQWDSVPEFLWYRVMAVGLLNTVLLAVIAQGSAIVIGIVIALMRRSANPVARWFAAGYIWLFRGLPVLLQILIWYNLALVFEFVSIPLPFGGYLLHEQTNVLITAFTAALLGLALNESAYMAEIVRAGLNSVDSGQTEAAKSIGMSPGATLRRVVLPQAMRVIIPPTGNDFINMLKGTSMASVIGVTELIHAANNISSNNLLVMETLLAAAVWYMVVVTVAGVGQHYLERAFDAEDRSRSPFSRAAKALRTAPLVRSERG, encoded by the coding sequence ATGGCGGAAGCTGAACCGCTGCCGATCGTCCGTCTCAAGCACTGGGGCCGCTGGATCAGCGCCGCGATCATCCTGGTGCTGCTGGTCCTGCTCGGGATCGCGCTCGGGAACGCCCAGATCCAGTGGGATTCCGTCCCGGAGTTCCTGTGGTACCGGGTGATGGCGGTCGGCCTGCTCAACACTGTGCTGCTCGCGGTGATCGCACAGGGCTCCGCGATCGTCATCGGGATCGTGATCGCCCTGATGCGCCGTTCGGCGAATCCGGTGGCGCGCTGGTTCGCGGCGGGCTACATCTGGCTGTTCCGCGGGCTTCCGGTGCTGCTGCAGATCCTGATCTGGTACAACCTGGCGCTGGTCTTCGAATTCGTCTCGATCCCGCTGCCGTTCGGCGGCTACCTGCTGCACGAGCAGACCAACGTGCTGATCACCGCGTTCACCGCCGCGCTCCTCGGCCTGGCGCTCAACGAAAGCGCGTACATGGCGGAGATCGTCCGCGCCGGGCTGAACAGTGTCGACAGTGGACAGACGGAGGCGGCGAAGTCGATCGGGATGTCGCCGGGTGCGACGCTGCGCCGGGTCGTGCTGCCGCAGGCGATGCGGGTGATCATCCCGCCGACCGGCAACGACTTCATCAACATGCTCAAGGGGACGTCGATGGCTTCGGTGATCGGGGTGACCGAATTGATCCACGCCGCCAACAACATCTCGTCCAACAACCTGCTGGTGATGGAGACGCTGCTGGCGGCCGCGGTCTGGTACATGGTCGTGGTGACCGTCGCCGGGGTCGGGCAGCACTATCTGGAACGCGCCTTCGACGCCGAGGACCGGTCGCGGAGCCCGTTCTCCCGCGCCGCCAAGGCCTTGCGCACCGCGCCGCTGGTGAGGAGTGAACGTGGCTGA
- a CDS encoding amino acid ABC transporter ATP-binding protein, translating to MAEPLLKAVGVRKSYGHTEVLGGIDLEVRKGQVVCLLGPSGAGKSTFLRCVNHLEMIDAGQVWVDGEPIGFRLRNGKLYELKEREVARQRRDIGMVFQRFNLFGHRTALQNVVEGPVRVLGVPLDEARVQALELLDRVGLAHRADAYPAQLSGGQQQRVAIARSLAMKPKLMLFDEPTSALDPELVGEVLAVMGTLAAEGMTMVVVTHEMGFAAEAADEVVFMADGVVVETGPPGEILSAPKHERTKQFLARVLA from the coding sequence GTGGCTGAACCGCTGCTCAAGGCCGTGGGTGTCCGCAAGAGCTACGGCCACACCGAAGTGCTGGGCGGGATCGATCTCGAAGTCCGCAAAGGACAGGTGGTCTGCCTGCTCGGCCCGTCCGGCGCCGGGAAGAGCACGTTCCTGCGCTGCGTGAACCATCTGGAGATGATCGACGCCGGGCAGGTCTGGGTCGACGGCGAACCGATCGGTTTCCGGCTGCGCAACGGCAAACTGTACGAACTCAAGGAACGCGAGGTCGCCCGGCAGCGGCGTGACATCGGCATGGTGTTCCAGCGGTTCAACCTGTTCGGCCACCGGACGGCGTTGCAGAACGTCGTCGAGGGCCCGGTCCGGGTGCTCGGCGTCCCGCTCGACGAAGCGCGTGTGCAGGCGCTGGAGTTGCTCGACAGGGTCGGTCTCGCGCATCGGGCCGACGCCTATCCGGCGCAGCTTTCGGGCGGGCAGCAGCAGCGGGTCGCGATCGCCAGGTCGCTGGCGATGAAACCGAAGCTGATGCTGTTCGACGAGCCGACGTCGGCGCTCGACCCGGAACTCGTGGGCGAGGTGCTGGCGGTGATGGGTACGTTGGCCGCGGAGGGGATGACGATGGTCGTGGTGACGCACGAGATGGGGTTCGCGGCCGAGGCCGCGGACGAGGTGGTGTTCATGGCCGACGGCGTGGTCGTCGAGACCGGGCCGCCGGGGGAGATCCTGAGTGCCCCGAAGCACGAGCGGACCAAGCAGTTCCTGGCACGGGTCCTCGCATGA
- a CDS encoding aminotransferase class V-fold PLP-dependent enzyme: MTRISPRYLLQFDEPAGYLDFARFGPPSHVVLDTTASLLDASTKAGPSTVDDLMRQETRAKAAAARLSGSDTDHTVLLPHTSLGLFQAAFNAPRGEALVSASEFPANTYPWARAEQAGRLRVRRLSLGNVTAGAVKASLTPETSLVSVSAVDFRTGYRADLAAIRDAVGDRLLVVDGIQGFGVTEAPWEVADVLVVGGQKWLRAGWGTGFAVLSDRALERMEPILSGWTGARDPGLFDDEIHPADDTAAAWSISNLSPITSGAFAAALELVEEAGVPAIAGRIAERVGELEEAVKSVGGEVFSAVGRRAGILAFTVPGHAAEQVGSALSDAGIAATVRPEHVRLSPHASTPASAAELVRSALSRLTKPARVFEAPVVASAVSGDLLTALVPAVHALAAMLGPGNEVLLHDLSRLPDSIVAIAGDLTGRTVGGPMTDLLLGLVRRGTTQDLTNYETHGPDGRAIRSSTLFLRDADGVAIGCLCVNRLTDGAPKANGHEAETFPPDVDSLQRFLVGRAVTKAGIPVDLMKKRHKAAVVRELDEAGFFLIKDSVDHLAGELDVTRYTIYNYLNEIRAGGNA, translated from the coding sequence ATGACGCGGATCTCGCCGCGGTACCTGCTGCAGTTCGACGAGCCTGCCGGGTACCTCGACTTCGCCAGGTTCGGTCCGCCGTCACACGTCGTGCTCGATACGACGGCGAGCCTGCTCGACGCCTCGACCAAGGCCGGTCCGTCCACTGTGGACGATCTGATGCGACAGGAGACCCGCGCCAAGGCGGCCGCCGCGCGGCTCTCCGGCAGCGACACCGACCACACGGTGCTGTTGCCGCACACCAGTCTCGGGCTGTTCCAGGCCGCGTTCAACGCTCCCCGCGGCGAGGCGCTGGTCTCGGCGTCGGAGTTCCCGGCCAACACCTATCCCTGGGCGCGGGCCGAACAGGCGGGACGGCTGAGGGTGCGGCGGCTGTCGCTCGGGAACGTCACGGCGGGCGCGGTCAAAGCGTCGCTGACGCCGGAGACGTCGCTGGTCAGCGTGAGCGCGGTCGACTTCCGCACCGGGTATCGCGCCGATCTGGCGGCGATCCGCGATGCGGTGGGGGACAGGCTGCTCGTCGTCGACGGCATCCAGGGCTTCGGCGTGACCGAGGCGCCGTGGGAGGTCGCGGACGTGCTCGTCGTCGGCGGCCAGAAATGGTTGCGAGCGGGCTGGGGCACCGGTTTCGCCGTGCTGTCCGACCGGGCGCTGGAGCGGATGGAACCGATCCTGTCCGGCTGGACCGGCGCGCGTGACCCAGGTCTGTTCGACGACGAGATCCACCCCGCCGACGACACCGCGGCCGCGTGGTCGATCTCGAACCTGAGCCCGATCACGTCGGGCGCGTTCGCGGCCGCACTGGAACTGGTCGAGGAAGCGGGCGTCCCAGCCATCGCCGGTCGGATCGCGGAACGCGTCGGTGAACTCGAAGAAGCCGTGAAATCCGTGGGGGGAGAGGTGTTTTCGGCCGTCGGGCGACGGGCCGGGATCCTCGCCTTCACGGTGCCGGGGCACGCGGCCGAACAGGTCGGTTCCGCGTTGTCGGACGCTGGGATCGCCGCGACCGTGCGGCCGGAACACGTCCGGCTGTCCCCGCACGCGTCGACTCCGGCGAGCGCGGCGGAACTGGTGCGCTCGGCGTTGAGCCGCTTGACGAAACCGGCTCGCGTCTTCGAGGCGCCTGTCGTCGCGTCAGCGGTCTCGGGCGACTTGCTCACCGCGCTCGTCCCGGCGGTGCACGCGCTCGCGGCGATGCTGGGGCCCGGCAACGAGGTCCTGCTGCACGATCTGAGCAGGCTGCCGGACTCGATCGTCGCGATCGCCGGCGACCTCACCGGCCGGACGGTCGGCGGGCCGATGACCGATCTCCTGCTGGGCCTGGTCCGGCGCGGCACCACGCAGGACCTGACGAACTACGAGACCCATGGCCCCGACGGACGCGCGATCCGCTCCTCGACCCTGTTCCTGCGGGACGCCGACGGGGTCGCGATCGGCTGCCTGTGCGTCAACCGGCTGACCGACGGCGCGCCGAAGGCCAACGGGCACGAAGCCGAGACGTTCCCGCCCGACGTCGACAGCCTGCAGCGGTTCCTGGTCGGGCGCGCGGTGACGAAGGCCGGGATCCCGGTGGACCTGATGAAGAAGCGGCACAAGGCGGCCGTGGTCCGGGAACTGGACGAGGCGGGGTTCTTCCTCATCAAGGACTCGGTGGACCACCTCGCCGGGGAACTCGACGTCACGCGGTACACGATCTACAACTACCTGAACGAGATCCGGGCGGGCGGAAACGCGTAA
- a CDS encoding macrolide family glycosyltransferase translates to MMQKHIAMIGCTAPSHIYPSLAVIRELVARGHRVSYVVGEPLTGLIEPTGAEVVSHSSILPLGDQSAWPEDPASQMRVFLDEGIQAMPVLTGFYDDNRPDLLLYDIGGLPAPLLARRYGVPAVQLSPTYVAWEGYEEDMGEILTSIRSSPSGKDYFATFTRWLNENGIEADAWEWISHPEQVLALLPGAMQPNVERVPPSVRFVGPALDPERLADRSWTPPASGRKVLLMSLGTAFTDQIDLFRACVDGFRDSDWHVVISIGQTDAAELGPLPEHIEVHPFVPQLAVLEAASAFITHAGMGGSTESLWYGVPTVAIPLATDGFGNAAKLAELGVGEQLPADDVTASTLRAAVERVAGSPSVAARLAEVRAETRRNGGIERAADAVESFLQ, encoded by the coding sequence ATCATGCAGAAGCACATCGCCATGATCGGCTGCACCGCGCCGAGTCACATCTACCCGTCGCTGGCCGTCATCCGTGAGCTGGTCGCTCGCGGGCATCGCGTCAGCTACGTCGTGGGCGAGCCGCTCACCGGGTTGATCGAACCGACCGGGGCTGAGGTCGTCTCGCACTCCTCGATCCTCCCGCTCGGCGACCAGTCGGCGTGGCCGGAAGACCCGGCGTCGCAGATGCGGGTCTTCCTCGACGAGGGCATCCAGGCGATGCCGGTGCTGACCGGGTTCTACGACGACAACCGGCCTGACCTGTTGCTCTACGACATCGGCGGGCTCCCGGCGCCTCTTCTCGCCCGGCGCTACGGCGTTCCGGCGGTGCAGCTTTCCCCGACGTACGTCGCTTGGGAAGGTTACGAAGAGGACATGGGCGAGATCCTGACCTCGATCCGGTCCTCACCGTCCGGAAAGGACTACTTCGCCACTTTCACCCGGTGGCTGAACGAGAACGGGATCGAGGCCGACGCCTGGGAGTGGATCTCCCATCCGGAGCAGGTCCTCGCTTTGCTGCCGGGGGCGATGCAGCCGAACGTCGAACGGGTGCCGCCGTCGGTCCGGTTCGTCGGCCCGGCACTGGACCCGGAACGCCTCGCCGACCGGAGCTGGACCCCGCCCGCGAGCGGCAGGAAGGTCCTGCTGATGTCGCTCGGCACGGCGTTCACCGACCAGATCGACCTGTTCCGCGCGTGTGTGGACGGGTTCCGCGACTCGGACTGGCACGTGGTGATCTCGATCGGCCAGACCGACGCGGCCGAACTCGGCCCACTGCCCGAGCACATCGAGGTCCATCCGTTCGTCCCGCAGCTCGCGGTGCTGGAGGCCGCGTCGGCGTTCATCACGCACGCCGGGATGGGCGGCAGCACCGAATCGCTGTGGTACGGCGTGCCGACCGTCGCGATCCCGCTGGCCACCGACGGTTTCGGCAACGCGGCGAAACTGGCGGAACTGGGTGTCGGTGAGCAGCTCCCGGCCGACGACGTGACGGCCTCGACGTTACGGGCCGCTGTCGAGCGGGTCGCCGGGTCACCTTCGGTGGCCGCGCGGCTCGCCGAGGTGCGGGCCGAGACACGGAGGAACGGCGGGATCGAGCGGGCGGCGGACGCCGTGGAGTCCTTCCTGCAGTAA